cctcctcctcgcccCGGCGCCGGCGGTGATCCGAGCGAGCGGCCGCGGCCCCCGATGAGACTGTTGGTGGGCTGGCTGTGCCTGAGCCTGGCGTCCGAGTGGCTGGCGCGGAGGATGTGGACGCTGCGGAGCCCGCTCTCCCGCTCCCTGTACGTGAACATGACGAGCGGCCCGGGCGGGCCGGCGGCGGCCGCGGGCGGCAGGAAGGACAACCACCAGGTACGGCCGGGGCGCGGGCGGGGGCGTGGCGGCCCGGCCTTCCCGCGCTCGGCCCGGCTATTGTGCGGGTGGTGCGGCCAGGGGTCGGCCCGGAGATGCCCTGCGGCCCCGGCCTCTCGGAAAGTTTTCCCCGCCGGGCGCCAGCCCCAGctccggccccggccccggccccggccccggccccgctGCGCCTTTTGTTCGGCGGCGCGGGCGGAGGAcggcctccccttccccctcccggGGGCCCGAGCGTGGGCGCCCCGGAGCCCCGCTTTGTCCCCGGGTCCCGGGCGGCCACCGCGGACGTTCGGCCACTGGACTGGAGGAACTTCGCGGCTGGCGCATGGCCGGGGGCACCCATCTGGCATCGAGGCCCGAGAAAGAAAGACCCGAGTAAAACCATTACCTCGGACAACCTTCCCAACCCCTGGGAAACAAAACGAAAAGCCGGTTCCTCTTTTTGTCTGGTGGAATCCTTCAACATACAAAGGGTCGTAAAGAAATTTAGCCGTGCACCGTGAGCCGTTCGGCTGACATTTCCCCTAAGcccttaaaaatgtatttgacagGTCCCTGCTCCCTGTCTGCAGAGCCCTCCCCTCCCGCCTAAGAGGCGTCTCCTTTAAACTTCAGTTTAGTTAGCTGACCGGAAAGATTGGGATCAAGAGGAAGATGATGCAAGCTTTTACGGAAGGGTTTTAAAAACAACTGGGCAGGAGCGAATTATTTTAGGAGTTGTTAGTTGGTGGATCATGAGCGATACGATGTGACCGGCTAGGTGGTCTTTTTGTTAGCTCATTTTTGTGCCACTTAGCAGAGTATGTGTGGGTCAGCTGTAGAATTAAGAGGGAGATATTTCATATTTGACCATGTGGTTGGAGGTTCACCTTGCATTCATTGAAAAAGAGGCGTTTGAACTCTGCCAAAGTTTTGGCTTATTATAATACAGCATTGATATAATACCTTTTGCCTTTCCAGGGAGCAGTAACTGATGATTTTCCTTATCATTTTGTGCCTCatcattttcatgtatttctcattttcctgtgtACTATTATACCAGGTGTTCAGAGAATTCAGACCCAGGTTGGTTTTGTGTGTCTTAATGAATGTAAAGAATTGTCTAAGAAACAGATAAAgcaatttattcataaaagtaacatttaatttttattattaactacTTCTcgt
The sequence above is drawn from the Urocitellus parryii isolate mUroPar1 chromosome 9, mUroPar1.hap1, whole genome shotgun sequence genome and encodes:
- the Mettl9 gene encoding protein-L-histidine N-pros-methyltransferase isoform X4, which gives rise to MRLLVGWLCLSLASEWLARRMWTLRSPLSRSLYVNMTSGPGGPAAAAGGRKDNHQVASGRNHQKFWKSRDRIGKNK